From a region of the Coleofasciculus chthonoplastes PCC 7420 genome:
- the sat gene encoding sulfate adenylyltransferase, translated as MSKHSDGIAPHGGQLINRIASEQQRSEFLEKADSLPRVQLDAWAASDLDLIAIGGFSPLTGFMEQGDYESVVDNMRLANGLPWSIPVTLSVNEDVAEPLKEGDLVRLDDQNGRFVGVLELTQKYRYDKKREAMNVYRTDEEKHPGVKVVYNQGDVNLAGPVWLLQRYPHPLFPKYQIDPAQSRTLFKERGWKTVVGFQTRNPIHRAHEYIIKCALEIVDGLFLHPLVGATKSDDIPADVRMRCYEIMMDNYFPQNQVILAINPAAMRYAGPREAIFHAIVRKNYGCTHFIVGRDHAGVGDYYGTYDAQHIFEEFEPDELGIIPLKFEHAFYCEVTETMATAKTSPSTPDQRIHLSGTKVRELLRKGELPPPQFSRPLVAAELAKAMKVED; from the coding sequence TTGAGTAAGCATTCGGATGGAATCGCCCCTCATGGGGGTCAACTTATCAATCGTATTGCCTCAGAACAACAGCGATCTGAATTTTTAGAGAAAGCGGATTCCCTACCCAGGGTGCAACTTGATGCCTGGGCAGCATCTGATCTAGACTTAATCGCGATCGGTGGATTTAGTCCCTTGACCGGGTTTATGGAGCAAGGGGATTATGAGTCAGTCGTGGATAATATGCGTCTGGCGAATGGTTTACCTTGGTCTATCCCAGTTACTCTATCCGTTAATGAGGACGTTGCTGAACCATTAAAGGAAGGCGACTTAGTGCGTCTGGATGACCAAAATGGGCGCTTTGTTGGCGTTTTAGAACTCACGCAAAAATATCGCTATGACAAAAAGCGGGAAGCGATGAATGTTTACCGCACCGATGAGGAGAAGCACCCCGGTGTCAAGGTGGTTTATAACCAAGGAGACGTGAATCTAGCCGGTCCAGTTTGGTTATTGCAACGGTATCCCCATCCTCTGTTTCCTAAGTATCAAATTGATCCGGCTCAATCTCGGACGTTGTTTAAAGAACGGGGATGGAAAACGGTGGTGGGTTTCCAAACCCGAAATCCAATCCACCGGGCGCATGAATATATTATTAAGTGTGCCTTGGAAATTGTTGATGGTTTATTCCTGCATCCCTTAGTTGGTGCAACCAAAAGCGATGACATCCCCGCCGATGTGCGGATGCGTTGCTATGAAATTATGATGGATAACTATTTCCCCCAAAACCAGGTAATTTTAGCGATTAACCCAGCCGCTATGCGCTATGCGGGTCCAAGGGAAGCAATTTTTCACGCGATCGTGCGTAAGAATTACGGTTGTACTCACTTTATTGTGGGGCGGGATCATGCAGGTGTGGGTGACTATTATGGTACCTACGATGCTCAGCATATCTTTGAAGAGTTTGAGCCGGATGAATTGGGGATTATTCCGCTAAAATTTGAACACGCCTTTTACTGCGAAGTGACGGAGACAATGGCAACAGCCAAGACAAGTCCCAGCACTCCAGATCAACGCATTCACTTATCGGGAACCAAGGTAAGGGAACTGTTGCGTAAAGGTGAGTTACCTCCGCCGCAGTTTTCTCGACCTTTAGTCGCGGCGGAATTGGCGAAGGCGATGAAGGTGGAAGATTGA
- a CDS encoding GGDEF domain-containing protein, with protein MDSSMYSIQQPSMQLETSYPEIKQLSVNATLQELPLYNFQFEASQPGEEVAQIFQQNPVLPGVILIEQGRFMGILSRRRFLEQMSSPYGLELFLRRPLKSLYRFAQTEVLVLTGDTQIVTAARHCLERPSALLYEPIAVELTTQTYRLLDAYQLLVAQLYIHELATRLLKQLYQELEIANLQLEELAKSDGLTGVANRRRFDDYLQTCWKQHCVGNSWLSLIMCDVDCFKYYNDTYGHQAGDDCLREVASAIQRQVKRPADLVARYGGEEFVVILPLTPLDGATQVAQAIAQAVRTLNIPHATSFVSHCVTLSIGVASTIPNPRRSPTTLTAAADAALYQAKSAGRDRVIVYTR; from the coding sequence ATGGATTCATCGATGTATTCTATACAACAGCCATCTATGCAACTTGAGACATCTTACCCAGAGATAAAACAATTGAGTGTAAATGCGACACTGCAAGAATTACCTCTCTATAATTTTCAATTTGAAGCGTCTCAACCTGGAGAGGAAGTGGCTCAGATATTCCAACAAAACCCTGTATTACCAGGAGTTATTTTAATTGAACAGGGGAGATTTATGGGTATACTTTCGCGGCGACGGTTTCTGGAACAGATGAGCAGTCCCTATGGATTGGAACTCTTTTTGCGGCGACCACTCAAATCATTGTATCGTTTTGCCCAGACTGAGGTGTTAGTTTTAACCGGGGATACCCAAATTGTTACAGCAGCACGCCATTGTTTAGAACGTCCTTCAGCTTTACTCTATGAACCAATCGCTGTGGAGTTAACCACCCAAACTTACCGCCTATTGGACGCCTATCAATTATTAGTGGCTCAGTTGTATATTCACGAACTAGCCACCCGGTTACTCAAGCAGCTTTATCAGGAGTTAGAAATTGCTAATCTGCAACTAGAGGAACTCGCCAAGTCTGATGGTTTAACGGGGGTTGCCAATCGTCGGCGATTTGATGACTATTTACAAACCTGCTGGAAACAACATTGTGTGGGAAACTCTTGGCTGTCGCTAATTATGTGTGATGTAGATTGTTTTAAATACTACAATGATACTTACGGTCATCAGGCGGGTGATGACTGTTTACGAGAAGTTGCATCGGCTATCCAGCGTCAAGTTAAGCGTCCCGCCGATTTAGTAGCGCGTTATGGGGGTGAAGAATTTGTGGTCATTTTACCCCTGACTCCTCTCGATGGTGCAACTCAGGTGGCTCAAGCGATTGCACAAGCGGTGCGGACTTTAAACATTCCCCATGCAACCTCTTTTGTGAGTCACTGCGTTACGTTGAGTATTGGCGTCGCCAGTACCATTCCTAATCCACGCAGATCACCAACAACCTTGACCGCAGCCGCTGATGCTGCATTATATCAAGCTAAATCAGCCGGACGCGATCGCGTGATTGTTTATACCCGTTAG
- a CDS encoding glycosyltransferase family 4 protein: MNKNSLKLLLISSPVGPLGPGLTGGVELTLRNVASDLVRRGHQVTIVATQGSTGWGMPLVEISGTVQTSAQTQARDTPIIIPPASVLAGFWDYARQVQFDYDLIVNFAYDWLPFYVTPFFSRPVAHLVSMGSISEAMDEIIEQVVMAFPGTVAVHSHAQAATFTFGDRCRCLGNGIDLSCYNFCPEPEPWLAWMGRISPEKGLEDAVAASHKTGIPLKIMGVLQNQDYWQQILRDYPKAPIDYLGFFSTSELQEHLRQCRGLLMTPRWVEAFGNVAIEALACGVPVIAYRRGGPAEIVEEGKTGFLVEPDSVAGLVEAINGLDRINRYTCRQQAEAKYSTQAMCDRVEQWLYTILMEWEKRT, translated from the coding sequence ATGAACAAGAATTCTCTAAAATTACTACTTATTTCTAGTCCCGTGGGTCCCTTGGGTCCGGGATTGACGGGCGGTGTTGAATTAACGTTGCGTAATGTTGCTAGCGATTTAGTCAGACGCGGACATCAGGTCACCATTGTAGCAACACAAGGGTCTACGGGTTGGGGTATGCCTCTGGTGGAAATTAGCGGAACGGTGCAAACTAGCGCTCAAACACAAGCACGAGATACACCGATTATTATTCCCCCAGCTTCGGTTTTGGCGGGGTTTTGGGATTATGCACGGCAAGTGCAATTCGACTATGATTTAATTGTCAATTTTGCGTATGATTGGCTGCCCTTTTATGTAACGCCGTTTTTTTCTCGTCCTGTTGCCCATTTGGTGAGTATGGGTTCTATCTCAGAAGCGATGGATGAGATAATTGAGCAAGTGGTGATGGCGTTTCCGGGTACAGTGGCGGTTCATTCTCATGCACAGGCGGCTACGTTTACATTTGGCGATCGCTGTCGGTGTCTGGGGAATGGTATTGATTTATCATGCTATAATTTTTGTCCAGAACCTGAACCGTGGTTGGCATGGATGGGGCGAATTTCCCCAGAAAAGGGGTTAGAGGATGCAGTGGCGGCGTCTCATAAGACGGGGATTCCCCTGAAAATTATGGGAGTGCTGCAAAATCAGGACTATTGGCAACAGATTTTGCGGGATTACCCGAAAGCGCCGATTGATTATTTAGGGTTTTTCTCGACGAGTGAATTGCAGGAACACTTACGCCAATGTCGGGGATTATTAATGACGCCGCGTTGGGTAGAAGCCTTTGGCAATGTGGCAATAGAAGCCCTCGCCTGTGGCGTGCCGGTGATTGCTTACCGTCGCGGTGGACCGGCGGAAATTGTCGAGGAGGGGAAAACGGGGTTTTTGGTAGAACCGGATTCTGTGGCGGGATTGGTTGAGGCGATTAACGGATTAGATAGGATTAACCGCTATACCTGTCGTCAACAAGCCGAAGCCAAATACTCGACCCAGGCGATGTGCGATCGCGTGGAGCAGTGGTTGTACACTATTTTGATGGAATGGGAAAAGAGAACTTGA
- the mnmA gene encoding tRNA 2-thiouridine(34) synthase MnmA, producing MKKVVVGLSGGVDSSVAAATLHHQGYEVVGLTLWLMKGKGQCCSEGMVDAAFICEQLGIPHHIVDSREVFQANIVDYLVSGYESGITPLPCSQCNKTVKFGPMLAYARETLGIDKIATGHYARIRYDAKSDRYQLLRAVDSNKDQSYFLYDLSQELLAASIFPLGELEKTQTRQLAAEYQLKTAAKPESQDLCLVESHGSMRTFLDQYISQTTGDIVDTNGKVLGQHQGIHHYTIGQRKGLGIAAPEPLYVVAIDAGANRVIVGDRASATQPDCTVGRVNWISIHPPTTPIQASVQVRYRSHPVDVTVIPLDGNRMKLIFDQPQFSITPGQAAVLYDGEMLLGGGIIERNQDAV from the coding sequence ATGAAGAAAGTCGTCGTCGGTCTATCCGGTGGAGTTGATAGTTCAGTTGCCGCCGCTACCCTACATCATCAAGGCTATGAAGTCGTTGGTCTGACCCTGTGGTTAATGAAAGGTAAGGGTCAATGTTGTTCTGAGGGAATGGTCGATGCGGCGTTTATTTGTGAGCAACTGGGCATTCCTCATCATATTGTAGACAGTCGTGAGGTTTTTCAGGCAAATATCGTCGATTATCTGGTTTCGGGGTATGAATCGGGAATCACGCCCTTGCCTTGTTCTCAGTGCAACAAAACGGTTAAATTTGGTCCCATGTTGGCTTATGCACGGGAGACGTTAGGCATTGATAAAATTGCCACGGGTCACTATGCGCGGATTCGCTATGATGCCAAGAGCGATCGCTATCAGTTGCTGCGGGCGGTAGACTCTAATAAAGACCAGTCTTATTTCCTGTATGACTTAAGCCAAGAGTTACTCGCCGCCTCTATATTTCCTTTAGGCGAACTGGAGAAGACGCAAACGCGACAACTGGCGGCTGAGTATCAGTTAAAGACGGCAGCTAAACCAGAAAGTCAGGACTTATGTTTGGTTGAGTCCCATGGTTCAATGCGAACGTTTCTGGATCAGTATATTTCCCAAACCACGGGAGATATTGTTGATACTAACGGTAAAGTCTTAGGTCAGCATCAAGGAATTCACCATTACACGATTGGACAACGCAAAGGACTCGGCATTGCTGCACCTGAACCGTTATACGTTGTGGCGATTGATGCCGGGGCGAATCGAGTCATTGTTGGCGATCGCGCCAGTGCAACTCAACCGGATTGTACCGTGGGGCGAGTCAATTGGATATCGATTCATCCGCCAACGACTCCAATTCAGGCGTCTGTGCAAGTGCGTTATCGCAGTCATCCCGTAGATGTGACGGTTATTCCCCTAGACGGGAATCGGATGAAACTGATTTTTGATCAGCCGCAGTTTAGCATTACTCCCGGACAAGCCGCCGTCTTATATGACGGGGAAATGCTGCTAGGCGGTGGAATTATTGAACGAAATCAGGATGCAGTGTAG